A single region of the Bifidobacteriaceae bacterium genome encodes:
- a CDS encoding transporter substrate-binding domain-containing protein, protein MPSKSAKALSTAALVISSAFATAACGTEDNGAASPSSSAPVVQAGQLTVCISKNAYPPLYWNEGGKLQGFEVDSLEKIAGELDLKLVFTEVAFDGLLPGLAAGRCDIMRSGLYINEERTATFDAIPYLMTGPALIVPPGNPKGIETVEDLAGLRVAAQGASANETKIKEVSDQLAEAGLEPVEISVYPEMPETIAALQNGRVDGTIETDVAAVQAAQTLGEGWLALDELFDAGTEFGMYFAKDSALLPQVREAARKLTEEGVFGEIAVKHGLNPDRVVMP, encoded by the coding sequence ATGCCATCGAAATCCGCCAAGGCCCTCTCCACTGCCGCTCTAGTCATCAGCTCAGCATTCGCAACTGCAGCCTGCGGAACCGAGGACAACGGCGCGGCCAGCCCGTCGAGCAGCGCTCCCGTTGTCCAGGCAGGCCAGCTCACCGTGTGCATCTCCAAGAACGCCTATCCACCCTTGTATTGGAACGAAGGCGGAAAGCTCCAAGGATTCGAGGTCGACTCTCTGGAGAAGATCGCGGGCGAGCTCGATCTGAAGCTCGTGTTCACTGAGGTCGCGTTCGACGGCCTCCTGCCTGGGCTGGCCGCCGGCCGCTGCGACATCATGAGATCCGGCCTGTACATCAACGAGGAGCGCACCGCCACCTTCGACGCCATCCCGTACTTGATGACCGGTCCGGCATTGATAGTGCCGCCCGGCAATCCGAAGGGCATCGAAACGGTGGAGGACCTGGCCGGCCTGCGCGTCGCGGCGCAAGGCGCTTCCGCCAATGAGACCAAGATCAAGGAAGTCAGCGACCAACTCGCCGAAGCAGGCCTCGAGCCAGTCGAGATCAGCGTTTATCCAGAGATGCCGGAGACAATCGCGGCGCTCCAAAACGGGAGGGTCGACGGCACGATTGAAACAGACGTCGCCGCCGTCCAAGCGGCCCAAACCTTGGGCGAGGGCTGGCTGGCGCTGGACGAGTTGTTCGACGCGGGAACCGAGTTCGGCATGTACTTCGCAAAGGACTCGGCGCTGCTGCCCCAGGTGCGCGAGGCAGCCCGCAAGTTGACCG